One region of Aminobacterium colombiense DSM 12261 genomic DNA includes:
- a CDS encoding terminase gpA endonuclease subunit, producing the protein MTVSEWADRFRVLDRRISAKPGPWRTSFTPYLKDVMDYWTNPEIEEIVICKAAQSGGTEAALNCLGYSIDQDPSSALIVYPSLEIAEWTSENRIQPMVEASARLREKYLHHESDRLELQFPGMYLVLAGANSAASLASRPVRYLIFDEIDKYPPFSGKEASPLKLGKERTKSFSSNRKILYISTPTLSNKGIWLYMRSSDLILRYYVPCPHCGHLQKLRFPQIKWPEELTKTYDKLGDNLEERRRIGQQIRDSAWYECEHCTKPIYDKNKPEMLLKGKWRPDEKATGPVRRVAFHWNSLYAPMLTFGDVAAEFMSSKNLSETLMNFVNSWLAEPWEEKAAALKSDVVLKAAWTHSRGIVPKGTLVLTAGVDIQKGHMFYVVRAWGERLTSWLVDYGRCENWREVEDVVVNRQYRAEDRGDPFQVKLAMIDSGYRTDEVYDFCAIFSDVCKPVKGSSKPLRAPYSVSTIDKDEFGGLKLWIADGDYYKSLIHGRLRKEPGSYGSWMIFKNCPREYADQICAERKITLYDQRTKRTREVWEPISQHAQNHFLDAEVYAAVAADVLGVRYLSAEEREGFLEFSHYEQESNRQPDEWIPRTEGGWLRV; encoded by the coding sequence ATGACGGTTTCGGAATGGGCAGACCGTTTTAGGGTTTTAGATCGCCGAATATCTGCTAAGCCAGGACCGTGGCGCACTAGCTTTACTCCATATTTGAAAGATGTTATGGATTACTGGACCAATCCAGAAATAGAAGAAATAGTGATCTGTAAAGCAGCCCAAAGCGGCGGTACTGAAGCCGCTCTAAATTGCTTAGGATATTCAATAGACCAAGATCCAAGCTCCGCACTAATCGTTTACCCTTCTCTTGAAATTGCGGAGTGGACGAGTGAAAATCGTATTCAGCCGATGGTTGAAGCCTCAGCTCGGCTGCGTGAGAAGTATTTGCATCATGAATCAGATCGCTTGGAGCTGCAGTTCCCAGGAATGTACCTCGTGTTGGCCGGCGCAAATAGTGCTGCAAGTTTGGCTAGCCGGCCAGTTAGATATCTTATCTTCGATGAAATTGATAAATACCCGCCTTTTAGCGGAAAAGAAGCAAGTCCCCTGAAGCTTGGCAAGGAGAGGACGAAATCTTTCAGTAGCAACAGAAAGATACTTTATATTTCTACTCCTACTTTGAGTAATAAGGGAATCTGGCTATACATGAGATCCAGCGATTTAATTTTGCGTTATTACGTGCCATGCCCTCATTGCGGGCACCTCCAAAAGCTTCGTTTTCCTCAAATAAAATGGCCTGAAGAACTAACGAAAACATATGACAAGCTTGGTGACAATCTTGAAGAGCGTCGGAGAATAGGTCAACAGATTAGAGACTCAGCCTGGTATGAATGTGAGCATTGCACGAAGCCTATATATGACAAAAATAAACCCGAAATGTTATTGAAAGGAAAGTGGCGCCCAGATGAAAAAGCGACTGGTCCGGTGCGAAGAGTCGCTTTTCATTGGAATTCCCTATATGCACCAATGCTTACATTTGGAGATGTCGCCGCCGAGTTCATGAGTAGTAAAAATTTATCTGAAACCCTTATGAACTTTGTCAACTCATGGCTGGCAGAACCATGGGAAGAAAAAGCAGCAGCCCTTAAAAGCGATGTTGTGTTGAAAGCTGCATGGACTCACTCCAGAGGGATTGTTCCGAAGGGGACCCTTGTTCTTACAGCTGGTGTAGACATTCAAAAAGGGCATATGTTTTACGTTGTTCGAGCATGGGGAGAACGCCTTACTTCATGGCTCGTTGATTATGGTCGGTGCGAAAATTGGCGCGAGGTAGAAGACGTTGTGGTAAACAGGCAATATAGAGCTGAAGACAGAGGAGACCCGTTTCAGGTAAAACTTGCCATGATAGATAGTGGCTACAGAACGGATGAAGTTTATGACTTTTGTGCGATATTTTCCGATGTGTGCAAGCCGGTAAAGGGATCTTCCAAGCCACTTCGAGCTCCTTATTCTGTTTCAACCATAGATAAAGATGAATTCGGTGGCTTAAAGCTTTGGATAGCAGATGGAGATTACTACAAGAGTCTGATTCATGGGAGGTTGCGAAAAGAGCCTGGTAGCTATGGATCTTGGATGATCTTTAAAAACTGTCCTCGCGAATATGCTGATCAGATTTGTGCTGAGCGTAAAATTACGCTCTATGACCAGAGAACGAAACGAACCCGGGAGGTGTGGGAGCCTATTTCTCAACACGCACAAAACCACTTTTTAGATGCTGAAGTTTATGCTGCCGTTGCAGCAGATGTGTTGGGTGTTCGTTATTTATCAGCAGAGGAAAGGGAGGGTTTTCTCGAGTTCTCGCACTACGAGCAAGAAAGCAATAGACAACCCGACGAATGGATCCCGCGAACCGAGGGGGGATGGTTACGAGTTTAA
- a CDS encoding phage portal protein, translated as MVRKAEEIKPNLVDRVISWFSPEKAYYRMAYRHAEQEMRNYNAARRDRFGSGWEPVNQKPEETDAAFRDRIKARARDLERNSEIGNSVLLALERNVIGQGIRPQARIKNEDGSDNEDLNKRLEDLWEEWAYKCEVTGQNTFYELQNMALRRMIVDGDTLALNVYDTSDFPFKLQMLESDALDTFHSYAKNKRVFSGVEVNAQYKPLAYWIYEDELSLPLRGRNFTSKRIPADRILHLFIKKRPQQVRGMSYFAPIMGRVRDMDEYLDAELMASRIAACFAAFIKTKAPGDRIGRQSKTVDGKRRETLEPGIMEYLLPGEDVSFSDPPRPNTKANEFIQMQLRLSGAGVGQSYEMISRDVSQVNYSSARQAHLEDRQGFRVLQQFIKDHFCRPIWPEFVTACVLAGKVRIPDYFSNMSRYTKSVWITPGWQWVDPLKEAAGTQKELDMGITSLSEICAARGKDWQEILDQICREQEYVEKIGLKKEGGSVAKISK; from the coding sequence ATGGTAAGAAAGGCTGAAGAAATAAAACCTAATTTAGTAGATCGCGTTATATCGTGGTTTAGCCCTGAAAAGGCATATTATCGTATGGCCTATAGACATGCTGAACAAGAGATGCGCAACTACAATGCAGCAAGGCGAGATCGTTTCGGCAGTGGCTGGGAACCAGTAAACCAAAAGCCAGAAGAAACAGATGCAGCTTTTCGAGACCGAATAAAGGCAAGGGCAAGAGATCTTGAACGCAATAGCGAAATTGGGAATAGTGTGTTGCTTGCTCTTGAGCGGAACGTGATAGGACAGGGGATACGCCCCCAAGCCCGAATAAAAAACGAAGATGGTTCAGACAATGAAGATCTGAATAAGCGCCTTGAAGATCTTTGGGAAGAATGGGCTTATAAATGTGAGGTTACAGGACAAAACACATTTTACGAATTACAAAACATGGCACTTAGGCGCATGATCGTAGACGGCGACACGTTGGCCTTAAATGTTTATGATACGAGCGATTTCCCGTTTAAATTGCAGATGCTTGAATCTGATGCTCTCGACACCTTCCACTCTTATGCAAAAAACAAACGTGTCTTTTCTGGGGTAGAAGTTAACGCTCAGTACAAGCCCTTAGCCTATTGGATCTATGAAGACGAGCTTTCCCTGCCTTTAAGAGGACGAAACTTTACTTCTAAGCGTATTCCGGCTGATCGTATTTTACACTTGTTCATTAAGAAACGCCCTCAGCAGGTCAGAGGCATGTCGTATTTTGCGCCGATTATGGGACGTGTACGCGATATGGATGAATATCTCGATGCTGAGCTTATGGCTAGTCGAATAGCGGCATGTTTCGCAGCTTTTATTAAAACAAAAGCTCCTGGGGATCGGATAGGCAGACAGTCAAAAACAGTTGATGGAAAGCGCAGAGAAACTTTAGAGCCTGGAATTATGGAATATCTGCTTCCCGGCGAAGACGTTTCTTTTTCTGATCCGCCACGACCAAACACAAAAGCAAATGAATTTATTCAGATGCAACTGCGCCTTTCCGGTGCGGGGGTCGGTCAGTCATACGAGATGATCTCGCGCGATGTATCGCAGGTGAATTATTCCAGTGCCCGGCAAGCGCACCTTGAAGATAGACAAGGCTTTAGGGTCTTACAGCAATTTATAAAAGATCATTTCTGTAGGCCGATATGGCCAGAATTTGTAACCGCTTGTGTATTAGCTGGCAAGGTACGTATTCCTGATTATTTTTCGAACATGAGCCGATACACAAAGTCTGTATGGATTACCCCAGGCTGGCAGTGGGTAGACCCTCTAAAAGAGGCCGCAGGAACTCAGAAAGAGCTTGATATGGGTATCACATCGTTATCTGAAATATGTGCAGCCAGAGGTAAGGATTGGCAAGAAATACTTGACCAGATATGCCGTGAGCAGGAATACGTAGAAAAAATAGGGTTAAAAAAGGAGGGTGGCTCGGTTGCCAAAATTAGCAAATAG
- a CDS encoding Lar family restriction alleviation protein, with product MSDHKPCPFCGGEAKICKQKISLSKVEEYCVFNVYCMACKARIKAAKEYDIAWSLWDRRAGNG from the coding sequence ATGAGTGACCACAAACCCTGCCCGTTCTGCGGGGGGGAGGCAAAAATTTGCAAACAAAAAATATCTCTGAGCAAAGTGGAAGAGTACTGTGTTTTTAATGTCTACTGTATGGCTTGTAAGGCCAGAATTAAGGCTGCCAAAGAATACGATATAGCATGGAGTCTCTGGGATAGGAGGGCTGGAAATGGCTAA
- a CDS encoding ATP-binding protein, whose translation MTEAARSIDVLLSAYQPHALEQSRERALDYVRRLLNDPFLKQSDLYGSTVDFLAAMEQEGYCANCPGLGACKYRGLRWAVSGESLFGRQVLVAGIGNCSDREKHELQKKTEQLIKTSKIPDAMERCSFETFQTVGDPVIRTAKGLAMACVEDGSSLILGGGTGVGKTHLAIAMIQELTAKGKSAVFVPVVEILDEIRAGFDEGTAYKIQQAVKDADCVAIDDLGAQRKDKSWVDERLFSLIDARYRSGKQTIITTNACSMSQLKEMLGEHGTRIVSRLTEMAQPLFIKARDFRTRKNVQQKLPVGRNRNA comes from the coding sequence ATGACGGAAGCGGCAAGGAGTATCGATGTTCTTTTGTCAGCGTACCAGCCCCACGCCTTAGAGCAGTCGCGAGAAAGAGCCCTTGATTACGTTCGCCGCCTTCTCAATGACCCATTTTTAAAACAGTCAGATTTATACGGCTCAACAGTTGATTTTCTAGCTGCGATGGAGCAAGAGGGCTACTGCGCAAATTGTCCTGGCCTTGGCGCATGCAAATACCGCGGGCTGCGCTGGGCTGTTTCGGGGGAAAGTCTCTTCGGCCGGCAGGTTTTGGTGGCAGGGATTGGAAACTGCAGCGATCGTGAGAAACATGAGCTGCAGAAAAAGACAGAGCAGCTGATTAAGACGAGCAAGATTCCAGATGCCATGGAGCGCTGCAGTTTCGAGACATTCCAGACTGTTGGCGATCCTGTGATCAGAACGGCAAAGGGCCTAGCCATGGCGTGCGTGGAAGATGGAAGCTCTCTTATTTTAGGCGGGGGAACAGGAGTAGGGAAGACACACCTGGCCATTGCAATGATTCAAGAGCTTACCGCCAAGGGAAAAAGCGCTGTTTTTGTGCCAGTGGTTGAAATTCTAGACGAAATTCGAGCGGGGTTTGACGAAGGAACGGCGTACAAGATTCAGCAGGCCGTAAAAGATGCCGATTGTGTGGCCATCGATGATTTAGGGGCACAACGAAAAGATAAAAGCTGGGTAGACGAGCGACTTTTTTCCCTCATCGACGCTCGATACAGGTCTGGAAAGCAAACGATTATTACTACAAATGCATGTTCAATGTCGCAGCTGAAAGAAATGTTAGGAGAACACGGTACGAGAATCGTTTCCAGGCTTACAGAGATGGCGCAGCCCCTGTTTATCAAGGCACGGGATTTCAGAACGCGTAAAAACGTTCAGCAGAAGCTGCCTGTAGGAAGAAATCGCAATGCGTAG
- a CDS encoding helix-turn-helix domain-containing protein, protein MADQTLLNDGRDFWWACVDICVIQDKNLSPVDKTVYAVLCTFASVNGRKCFPKVATIAENAGCSIRAVQESLKTLEAKGYLERNARYKEKQQLSSEYVIIGHRRGAPHAGVQEVHQGGAPNVVPELEPYELYTSLSEKEEKPSDEDLPSQENNEIAEQENTEFVDIDDVPQVMRPSVEYFLLKTGRKGITSGELFAVKTLEKIHVPARVNQEIGKAVARYEKKKRLLSTLTLEYIYESLKYQTSGKSKSKARKTQVKDPYEEQRAADLKEWEKQQQAALIEKYGGEPEP, encoded by the coding sequence GTGGCAGATCAAACACTGCTGAATGATGGCCGTGATTTTTGGTGGGCTTGTGTAGATATTTGCGTTATTCAAGATAAAAACCTTTCCCCTGTTGACAAGACAGTTTACGCGGTTCTTTGCACCTTTGCCTCTGTAAATGGCAGGAAGTGCTTTCCGAAAGTGGCCACTATAGCAGAAAATGCGGGGTGCTCGATTCGTGCAGTACAAGAGAGCCTGAAAACTCTTGAGGCGAAAGGGTATTTAGAACGTAACGCTCGATATAAAGAGAAGCAGCAGTTGTCTTCGGAATATGTCATTATCGGTCATAGAAGGGGTGCACCACATGCAGGGGTGCAGGAGGTGCACCAGGGGGGTGCACCAAACGTAGTACCGGAACTAGAACCATATGAACTATATACTTCTCTTTCAGAGAAGGAAGAAAAGCCCTCTGACGAGGATCTTCCGTCACAGGAAAACAACGAAATAGCAGAGCAGGAAAATACAGAATTCGTTGATATTGACGATGTTCCACAGGTGATGCGCCCGTCCGTGGAATATTTCTTGCTCAAAACGGGCAGAAAGGGAATCACTTCAGGAGAGCTTTTCGCAGTCAAAACCCTCGAAAAAATCCATGTCCCCGCGCGGGTGAACCAAGAGATTGGGAAGGCTGTTGCCAGGTACGAGAAAAAGAAAAGGCTGCTGAGCACTCTCACTCTTGAATATATCTACGAGAGTTTGAAATACCAGACTTCGGGGAAAAGCAAATCAAAGGCACGAAAAACACAAGTCAAAGATCCCTACGAAGAGCAACGGGCAGCGGATCTCAAAGAGTGGGAAAAACAGCAACAGGCAGCTCTTATTGAAAAATATGGAGGTGAGCCTGAGCCATGA
- a CDS encoding DUF6148 family protein: MTYEEELALYEAALRAILAGQEYQIGTMRLKRANIDYVQNRIDYLRQQVAMQSTGSRTYVSW, translated from the coding sequence ATGACGTATGAAGAGGAGCTTGCTCTTTATGAAGCCGCTTTGCGCGCGATACTGGCAGGGCAAGAGTACCAAATAGGAACTATGCGGCTTAAAAGGGCAAATATTGATTATGTGCAGAATAGAATTGACTACTTACGCCAGCAAGTTGCGATGCAGTCTACAGGGTCAAGGACATACGTGTCATGGTAA
- a CDS encoding response regulator transcription factor, with product MRRRDPLFELTPREKEIFFLITKQGLLYVDIATMLGISYKTVKHHACQILVKLEITSRFELAVWAWRNGIVR from the coding sequence ATGCGTAGACGTGATCCCCTTTTTGAGCTCACACCACGCGAGAAAGAAATATTTTTTCTCATCACAAAACAAGGGCTGTTGTATGTAGACATAGCTACAATGTTGGGCATTTCGTATAAAACAGTGAAACATCATGCCTGTCAGATTCTAGTAAAACTTGAGATCACGTCTCGGTTTGAGCTGGCGGTCTGGGCGTGGCGAAATGGAATAGTGAGGTGA
- a CDS encoding tyrosine-type recombinase/integrase: MVNRKNKAGVWWAMNTVQPLKDRKQIKAMLKYLHKKNFRDYGWVFMGIHVGLRITDLLKLKVKDVLVEKPGGRRQIRTHINIKENKTRKTRLIKINNPVRDFLREYLTPFKEAEMEYPLFISRKRNKDGSLRSITRQTAYAILKEAKEACGIEESVGTHTIRKTWGYWAYKTTKDIAAIQEIYGHNSAKDTLRYICVDQVQKDFIYESVTFQGIK, translated from the coding sequence GTGGTCAATAGAAAAAATAAGGCAGGCGTGTGGTGGGCGATGAACACAGTTCAACCGCTTAAAGATCGAAAACAAATCAAAGCGATGCTCAAATATCTTCATAAGAAAAATTTTAGAGATTACGGTTGGGTTTTTATGGGAATACACGTTGGGTTGCGGATAACGGATCTTCTAAAACTAAAAGTGAAAGATGTTCTTGTTGAAAAGCCTGGGGGCAGAAGGCAGATTCGAACACACATAAACATAAAAGAAAACAAGACAAGAAAAACCCGTCTCATAAAGATAAATAATCCCGTCAGAGATTTTTTAAGAGAATATCTAACACCTTTTAAAGAAGCTGAGATGGAATATCCTCTTTTTATTTCACGCAAGAGAAACAAAGATGGAAGTCTTAGAAGCATCACCAGGCAAACAGCGTACGCAATTCTTAAAGAGGCAAAAGAGGCCTGCGGAATAGAAGAATCAGTAGGAACACACACTATACGTAAAACATGGGGATACTGGGCTTATAAAACTACAAAAGATATAGCTGCCATACAAGAGATATATGGCCACAACTCAGCAAAGGACACGCTTCGCTACATTTGCGTTGATCAAGTCCAGAAGGATTTTATCTATGAAAGTGTTACCTTCCAGGGAATTAAATAA